The proteins below come from a single Rhinoraja longicauda isolate Sanriku21f chromosome 5, sRhiLon1.1, whole genome shotgun sequence genomic window:
- the mpg gene encoding DNA-3-methyladenine glycosylase — protein MASRKRRLQPPAYPGKCGISSELQAAAEKLERSAAAEPQPRVHGAAAQPRDQGAAAEPRVRDNSAAAEPRVHGAAAELQPWDQGAAAELQPRVHGAATELQPRHQDHGAAAELQPRVHGAAAELQPRVHSAATELQPRDQGAAAELQPRHQDHGATCTERLHACTASPRRLLWDFFRRPCVALARDCLGQVMVRRLADGTEVRGRIVETEAYLGGEDFASHSRGGRRTLRNAAMFMSPGTLYVYQIYGIYFCLNVSSEGDGAAVLVRSLEPLQGLDAMRGLRSKRRKAGGKPLKDHQLCNGPSKLCQVLDITKSFDQEHLATATDLWMERGPQAIAGTDIISSSRIGIGYAGEWVSKPLRFYIKGNKCVSVIDRKAEAMND, from the coding sequence ATGGCATCGAGAAAAAGGAGGTTGCAACCCCCTGCGTACCCGGGGAAGTGCGGGATATCCAGCGAGCTGCAAGCTGCTGCAGAGAAGCTGGAGCGTAGTGCAGCCGCCGAGCCCCAGCCCCGGGTCCACGGTGCAGCGGCCCAGCCCCGGGATCAGGGAGCAGCGGCCGAGCCCCGGGTACGGGACAACAGTGCAGCGGCCGAGCCCCGGGTCCACGGTGCAGCGGCCGAGCTCCAGCCCTGGGATCAGGGAGCAGCGGCCGAGCTCCAGCCCCGGGTCCACGGTGCAGCCACCGAGCTCCAGCCCCGGCACCAGGACCACGGTGCAGCCGCTGAGCTCCAGCCCCGGGTCCACGGTGCAGCGGCCGAGCTCCAGCCCCGGGTCCACAGTGCAGCCACCGAGCTCCAGCCCCGGGATCAGGGAGCAGCGGCCGAGCTCCAGCCCCGGCACCAGGACCACGGTGCAACCTGCACCGAGCGTCTCCACGCTTGCACGGCGTCTCCTCGCAGGCTCCTTTGGGACTTCTTCCGCCGGCCTTGCGTGGCCCTGGCCCGGGATTGCCTGGGCCAGGTGATGGTGCGGAGGCTTGCGGATGGTACTGAGGTGAGGGGCAGGATCGTGGAGACCGAGGCTTACCTGGGCGGTGAGGATTTCGCCTCGCACTCCCGCGGCGGCAGGCGGACCCTCCGCAACGCCGCGATGTTTATGAGCCCAGGCACTCTGTACGTCTACCAGATCTACGGCATTTACTTCTGCCTGAACGTGTCGAGCGAGGGCGACGGGGCGGCCGTGCTGGTGCGCTCGCTGGAGCCTCTGCAAGGGCTCGATGCAATGAGAGGACTCCGCAGCAAGCGCAGGAAAGCAGGGGGCAAGCCGCTCAAAGACCACCAGCTCTGCAATGGCCCCTCGAAGCTGTGCCAAGTGCTGGACATCACCAAGAGCTTTGACCAGGAGCACCTGGCCACGGCCACGGATCTCTGGATGGAACGAGGTCCCCAAGCCATTGCTGGAACAGATATCATCTCCAGCAGCCGCATCGGGATAGGTTATGCGGGGGAATGGGTCAGCAAACCTCTCCGCTTTTACATAAAAGGCAACAAGTGTGTGAGCGTTATAGACAGGAAAGCAGAGGCGATGAACGACTAG